A region of Macrobrachium nipponense isolate FS-2020 chromosome 7, ASM1510439v2, whole genome shotgun sequence DNA encodes the following proteins:
- the LOC135217606 gene encoding uncharacterized protein LOC135217606, with protein sequence MLQSKAVDLAKAADLLKVCMDEMCRLRNQFEDVKKEATDTAQKWSIRPEFEKKRLRTVKGHFGELYEDQRLEDPESLCRVTVYYRTLDITTTQFNFRFTGLHEVVSSFSVLEPISLQNLSDSELYEKASSSVKKKYHNDVSETFTQEILSMRSALKEEISKVSSIKDLANMLIIENHSISANFPEVCTAMLLFLTIPVTTASAERSFSKLKLVKNYLRSTMAQESKLNLSKVTDRFSEMKARKKEF encoded by the coding sequence ATGTTGCAATCAAAAGCAGTTGATCTTGCTAAGGCAGCAGACCTCTTAAAGGTTTGCATGGATGAGATGTGCAGATTAAGAAATCAGTTTGAGGATGTAAAGAAAGAAGCAACAGATACAGCCCAGAAGTGGTCAATCAGACCAGAATTTGAGAAAAAGAGACTTCGTACCGTAAAAGGACATTTTGGCGAGCTTTATGAAGACCAAAGATTAGAAGATCCAGAGAGTTTGTGTAGAGTAACTGTTTACTATCGTACTCTGGACATCACCACAACTCAGTTTAACTTCCGTTTTACTGGCTTGCATGAAGTTGTCTCATCATTCTCAGTGTTGGAACCAATCTCATTGCAAAATTTATCTGACTCGGAGCTGTACGAAAAAGCATCTagttctgtgaaaaaaaaataccacaacgATGTGTCAGAAACATTCACACAGGAAATTCTCAGCATGAGATCTGCTCTGAAGGAAGAAATAAGCAAAGTTTCTAGTATTAAGGACCTTGCTAATATGTTGATCATAGAAAATCATTCTATTTCAGCCAATTTCCCTGAGGTTTGCACTGCAATGCTATTGTTTTTAACTATTCCAGTCACAACTGCAAGTGCAGAGCGTTCATTCTCCAAACTTAAGCTTGTTAAAAACTATTTGCGAAGTACAATGGCACAGGAAAGTAAATTGAACTTGAGTAAAGTCACTGACAGATTTTcagagatgaaagcaaggaagaaAGAATTCTAG